From Bradyrhizobium symbiodeficiens, the proteins below share one genomic window:
- a CDS encoding gamma-butyrobetaine hydroxylase-like domain-containing protein translates to MTLVAPTVTDYEASADLATLLVRTTQDDALSVPAERLRLSCKCAHCTRARFDGRFPERFPGIAITEIGDLGYGLNISFSDGHNRGIYPKPYLLSLAGR, encoded by the coding sequence ATGACCTTGGTTGCACCGACCGTGACAGACTACGAAGCGAGCGCCGATCTGGCGACGCTCCTCGTCCGCACCACACAGGACGATGCGTTGAGCGTGCCTGCCGAAAGACTTCGGCTCTCCTGCAAATGCGCCCACTGCACCCGGGCCCGCTTCGACGGCCGCTTTCCCGAACGCTTTCCGGGCATCGCAATCACCGAGATCGGCGACCTCGGCTATGGGCTGAACATCTCGTTCTCGGACGGGCATAATCGGGGCATTTACCCGAAACCGTATCTGCTGAGTCTGGCGGGGCGGTAG
- a CDS encoding ABC transporter substrate-binding protein, which produces MVRHLPTLSIATSVTSLALLAAQPALAETVTLGIGTQDTTTNTVTAGVVIRQLHLLEKYLPKDGKYANIKFELEWQNFTSGPPVTNAMMANKLQIGMMGDYPLIVNGFTFESNPESKSRLIGVAAYSLAGSGNGIVVHKDSPYYELADLKGKLVSVPFGSAAHGMVLKAMQDRGYNSDFFQLVSQSPEVGSTNLQEKKIDAHADFVPFAELLPFRGFARKIFDGVETNLPTWHGVVVRTDFAEKYPEVVVAYFKALIAANQWLRDDPKLAAEKIQEWTGINKEVVYIFLGPGGNMTTDPTIKPALIDAAAADVKVLQNLGRMKEFDPKKWVDDSYIRKAYSEMKLDYDAQLASTKNYEISGEDSFCKKPITDPRKAGEVWVDQAGIMPFSSASCTLSAYADYKAKGKKINVAYVFDTTRGIKLFADQAFFAVGDGGVAPFLLKKDAEAYAAKVGGKVLGFDDAVKAAVSGGKT; this is translated from the coding sequence ATGGTCCGCCATCTTCCCACGCTCTCGATCGCGACGTCGGTGACGTCGTTGGCCCTCCTGGCCGCGCAGCCGGCCTTGGCGGAAACCGTCACGCTCGGCATCGGAACGCAGGACACCACAACCAACACGGTGACTGCGGGCGTGGTCATCCGCCAGCTCCATCTCCTCGAAAAGTATCTGCCCAAGGACGGCAAATACGCCAACATCAAGTTCGAGCTGGAGTGGCAGAACTTCACCTCCGGCCCGCCCGTCACCAATGCGATGATGGCGAACAAGCTGCAGATCGGCATGATGGGCGACTATCCGCTGATCGTGAACGGCTTCACTTTCGAGAGCAACCCCGAGAGCAAGAGCCGGCTGATCGGCGTTGCCGCCTACAGCCTCGCCGGCTCCGGCAACGGCATCGTCGTTCACAAGGACTCGCCCTATTACGAACTCGCCGATCTCAAGGGCAAGCTCGTCAGCGTGCCGTTCGGCTCCGCCGCGCACGGAATGGTACTGAAGGCGATGCAGGATCGCGGCTACAACTCCGACTTCTTCCAGCTCGTCAGCCAAAGCCCGGAAGTCGGCTCGACCAATCTGCAGGAGAAGAAGATCGACGCGCATGCCGACTTCGTCCCCTTCGCCGAGCTGCTGCCCTTCCGCGGCTTCGCGCGAAAGATCTTCGACGGCGTCGAGACCAATCTGCCGACGTGGCACGGCGTCGTGGTGAGAACGGACTTTGCGGAGAAGTATCCGGAAGTCGTCGTCGCCTATTTCAAGGCGTTGATCGCTGCCAACCAATGGCTGCGCGACGATCCGAAGCTCGCCGCCGAGAAGATTCAGGAGTGGACCGGCATCAACAAGGAAGTGGTCTACATCTTCCTGGGGCCCGGTGGGAACATGACCACCGATCCCACGATCAAGCCCGCTCTGATCGACGCCGCCGCGGCCGACGTCAAGGTACTGCAGAACCTCGGCCGCATGAAGGAATTCGATCCCAAGAAATGGGTCGACGACAGCTACATCCGCAAGGCCTATAGCGAGATGAAGCTCGACTACGACGCGCAGCTCGCCAGCACCAAGAACTACGAGATCTCCGGCGAAGACTCCTTCTGCAAGAAGCCGATCACCGATCCGCGCAAGGCCGGTGAGGTCTGGGTGGACCAGGCCGGCATCATGCCCTTCTCGTCGGCCAGCTGCACGCTGAGCGCCTATGCCGACTACAAGGCCAAGGGCAAGAAGATCAACGTCGCCTACGTCTTCGACACCACGCGCGGCATCAAGCTGTTCGCCGACCAGGCCTTCTTCGCGGTCGGCGATGGCGGCGTCGCCCCGTTCCTGCTGAAAAAGGACGCCGAAGCCTACGCCGCCAAGGTCGGCGGCAAGGTGCTCGGCTTCGACGACGCGGTGAAGGCAGCAGTCAGCGGAGGCAAGACGTGA
- a CDS encoding ABC transporter permease: MPATAIAATGPEPVASPPSFGMLALRWYRLNRSGLRAIAIGVTSLLAFLLVWHLLTTYRVVFFVRFTNVPSPLAVYASFTKAIHDPKFLLHIVLSCRRILIGFSLAAIIGVPLGLIMGRFKLIHEIIFPVAEVLRPIPAIAWVPMAIMLWPTNEQSIVFITFLGSFFPILINTLHGMSLVDPVLVRAAQCLGARERSIFREVYFPASLPHIFTGLTVGMGVAWVSLIAAEMISGQYGIGYFTWEAYSLVQYADIALGMIAIGVLGLGSSLLIRGAGQLVMPWRVK; the protein is encoded by the coding sequence ATGCCGGCAACAGCCATTGCAGCGACGGGCCCGGAGCCCGTCGCCAGCCCACCCTCCTTCGGCATGCTCGCGCTGCGCTGGTACCGACTGAACCGCAGCGGCCTGCGCGCCATTGCGATCGGCGTTACCTCGCTGCTGGCGTTCCTCCTGGTCTGGCACCTGCTCACGACCTATCGCGTCGTGTTTTTCGTGCGCTTCACCAACGTCCCCTCGCCACTCGCGGTCTATGCCAGCTTCACCAAGGCGATCCACGACCCCAAATTCCTGTTGCATATCGTCTTGAGCTGTCGGCGCATCCTCATCGGCTTCTCGCTCGCAGCCATCATCGGCGTGCCGCTCGGCCTGATCATGGGCCGCTTCAAGCTCATCCACGAGATCATCTTCCCGGTCGCGGAAGTGCTGCGGCCTATTCCGGCGATCGCCTGGGTACCGATGGCGATCATGCTGTGGCCGACCAACGAGCAGAGCATCGTCTTCATCACCTTCCTCGGCTCGTTCTTCCCGATCCTCATCAATACGCTGCACGGCATGTCGCTGGTCGATCCCGTGCTGGTGCGCGCGGCGCAATGCCTGGGCGCGCGGGAGCGATCGATCTTCCGCGAGGTGTATTTTCCGGCCTCGCTGCCGCACATCTTCACCGGCCTCACCGTCGGCATGGGCGTCGCATGGGTGTCGCTGATCGCAGCCGAGATGATCTCAGGGCAATACGGCATCGGCTATTTCACCTGGGAGGCCTATTCGCTGGTGCAGTACGCCGACATCGCGCTCGGCATGATCGCGATCGGCGTTCTCGGCCTGGGATCGAGCTTGCTGATCCGGGGCGCGGGACAATTGGTGATGCCGTGGAGAGTAAAATGA
- a CDS encoding Crp/Fnr family transcriptional regulator → MLQAANVVRGAVPPAVRPAGSSSLLLTENQRWIGGPPPLMDKLSPRERELVLKQGRRKVLNRGQTLFSQGGKHDGIWLIESGRIRVFYTSPLGREITLAYWHVGNFVGGPEVFEGTVHQWSGVASSNCSVVHLPGKELRSLAVEIPNLAIGLIEGLTFKGKCYSALAQMLGTRSITQRLAHLLLHLVELYGVEDADGRVIAAAFTHADIAHMVGATRQWVTISLKRMQEKGIVLTKRSQIVVCRTDVLEEMRGHASD, encoded by the coding sequence ATGTTGCAGGCGGCGAATGTGGTTCGCGGGGCTGTTCCCCCGGCAGTCCGGCCTGCAGGCAGCTCCTCGCTGCTGCTCACCGAGAACCAGCGATGGATTGGCGGGCCCCCGCCGCTGATGGACAAGCTCTCCCCACGCGAGCGGGAGCTGGTGCTGAAGCAGGGCCGCCGAAAAGTGCTCAACCGCGGCCAGACGCTGTTCAGCCAGGGCGGCAAGCATGACGGCATCTGGCTGATCGAGAGCGGCCGTATCCGGGTGTTCTACACCTCCCCGCTCGGGCGCGAGATCACGCTGGCCTATTGGCATGTCGGCAACTTCGTCGGCGGGCCGGAAGTGTTCGAAGGCACCGTGCATCAATGGTCCGGTGTTGCGTCCAGCAATTGCAGCGTCGTGCACCTTCCCGGAAAGGAGCTGCGGTCCCTTGCCGTCGAGATCCCGAACCTTGCGATCGGCCTGATCGAAGGCCTGACGTTCAAGGGCAAATGCTATTCGGCTCTCGCCCAGATGCTGGGAACGCGCTCGATCACGCAGCGGCTTGCGCATCTGCTGCTGCATCTCGTCGAGCTCTATGGCGTCGAGGACGCCGATGGCAGGGTGATCGCGGCCGCCTTCACCCATGCCGATATTGCACACATGGTCGGAGCCACCAGGCAATGGGTCACGATCAGCCTGAAGCGTATGCAGGAAAAGGGAATCGTGTTGACCAAGCGGTCACAGATCGTGGTCTGCCGGACGGACGTGCTGGAGGAGATGCGCGGCCACGCATCCGATTGA